The Syntrophobotulus glycolicus DSM 8271 DNA window GTATTGATTTCTTTCTGCTGTCAAGTGTATCGTAAATAAAGGAAAGTCACAAGTGAGACATTGAAGTTTTAGTATCGACGTTTCTGAAGGCTGACCGATAGATTAAACTGTCGGTCTCTTTTTATTGATCGGACTAATTTCATTAAAAAACCTGCTATACTATGCTTAGAATGTACCTATCCGGGACCAAAGCGCTGAACATTCGAGGAGGGATACTCATGAAAAGGGTATGGTATGATGATTATCCGATCGGAGTAATTGGAATAGCCGAAGATAGCGGCTCCATCTCTCATCTGTTTTTCGGGAGAGATAAAGGTCCGGCTGGCTTTGAGGTTGGGGCAACACCGCTCATTGAAAAAGCGGTGCTGCAGCTCAGAGAGTATTTTGACGGCAAACGGACGGAATTTGACCTGCCGTTATGTTTGCAGGGTACGGAGTTTCAACAATCCGTATGGAAAGCTTTGCAAACCATAGCTGCCGCTGAAACCCGCAGCTATAAAGAGATTGCCGTCCAGATCGGAAACCCGAAAGCAGTACGCGCCGTTGGGATGGCGAATAACCGCAATCCCATATCTATCATTGTTCCCTGTCACCGTGTCGTGGGGGCTGACGGCAGTCTGACCGGCTATGGAGGCGGCCTTCCCGTGAAAAAATATTTACTGGATTTGGAGAAGCGTTATTATGCCTGATCCCCAATATTTTCAATACGGAGAGAAGGAAATTGCCTACCTGAGATCCCGTGACCCTTTGCTTGGGGTCGCGATAGATGAAATTGGGCAGATTGAGCGGGTGGTTATCCCTGATCTGTTTATGGCTTTGGTCAACACCATTGTCGGCCAGCAAATATCAACAAAGGCTCAAGCCACAATCTGGGCCAGGATGCGGGAACAATTCGTTCCGCTGACCCCGGAAATCATAGGGACGGCAACGGCAGAAGAATTGCGGACTTGCGGAATATCTCTCCGCAAGGCGTCTTATATCAAGGAAATCGCCGGTTCGGTCTTAAACGGCAGTTTGGATTTGGCGCATTTGCAAACCCTGCCGGATGATGAAGTTTGTTTGTACCTTAGTCAGATCAAAGGAATCGGTGTTTGGACCGCCGAAATGCTGATGACTTTTTCCATGCAGCGTCCGGATGTGATGAGTGCGGGTGATCTGGC harbors:
- a CDS encoding DNA-3-methyladenine glycosylase family protein, with the translated sequence MPDPQYFQYGEKEIAYLRSRDPLLGVAIDEIGQIERVVIPDLFMALVNTIVGQQISTKAQATIWARMREQFVPLTPEIIGTATAEELRTCGISLRKASYIKEIAGSVLNGSLDLAHLQTLPDDEVCLYLSQIKGIGVWTAEMLMTFSMQRPDVMSAGDLAILRGLRMLYHHRKITPKLFARYKRRYSPYATVASLYLWAIAGGACPGLIDHAPKSDVRKKADAKKQQTEKS
- a CDS encoding methylated-DNA--[protein]-cysteine S-methyltransferase; translation: MKRVWYDDYPIGVIGIAEDSGSISHLFFGRDKGPAGFEVGATPLIEKAVLQLREYFDGKRTEFDLPLCLQGTEFQQSVWKALQTIAAAETRSYKEIAVQIGNPKAVRAVGMANNRNPISIIVPCHRVVGADGSLTGYGGGLPVKKYLLDLEKRYYA